In a genomic window of Methanogenium sp. S4BF:
- a CDS encoding DUF1616 domain-containing protein yields MTKSPTTEDLYTAFGSGIWFRDLAAILLWLGIAVLTIYVPYLNESPLRIIFALPVVLFIPGYALIAALFPGKKEIDTLERVALSFGLSIAVVPLIGLALNYTPWGIRLDPIVLSLVLFTVLMVLVAHFRRALLAPEERFTLPVRDWYEEAKTELFSEDQSPLDRALSYILIIAILAAVITTVYVIVVPKEGEHFTEFYILGEGGVAADYPDRFTVGTPQSVIIGVGNHEYKPVDYIIETWAMNQTWIAEENRSEIYAMGLLDRIPVTVIHNETTEIPYNFTVTDNETNRIQFLLFMDTVPDNAVSGAERVNASYRDLHLWVDVRPAYDQR; encoded by the coding sequence ATGACAAAATCTCCAACAACAGAAGACCTGTACACCGCCTTTGGATCAGGCATATGGTTTCGTGATCTTGCAGCTATCCTGCTCTGGTTAGGCATTGCCGTGCTTACCATATATGTGCCATATCTGAATGAAAGTCCGCTGAGGATTATCTTTGCCCTTCCGGTTGTGCTCTTTATTCCGGGATACGCGCTCATTGCGGCACTCTTCCCCGGGAAAAAAGAAATTGACACCCTTGAGCGGGTTGCCCTCTCCTTTGGACTCTCAATAGCAGTGGTACCGCTGATAGGGCTTGCGCTGAACTACACCCCGTGGGGAATACGGCTGGACCCGATTGTTCTCTCACTGGTCCTCTTTACGGTTCTTATGGTCCTTGTCGCCCATTTCCGCCGTGCACTGCTGGCCCCGGAGGAGCGGTTTACTTTGCCGGTACGGGACTGGTATGAGGAAGCAAAGACTGAACTCTTCTCTGAAGACCAGAGTCCTCTTGACCGTGCCCTTTCATATATTCTCATAATTGCTATTCTCGCGGCAGTCATCACAACCGTATATGTGATCGTTGTGCCAAAAGAGGGTGAGCACTTTACGGAATTTTATATTCTGGGCGAGGGGGGGGTGGCGGCAGATTATCCTGACCGTTTTACCGTGGGCACCCCGCAGTCGGTGATCATTGGAGTCGGGAACCATGAATACAAACCTGTTGATTATATTATCGAGACCTGGGCAATGAACCAGACATGGATTGCTGAAGAAAACAGGTCAGAAATCTATGCAATGGGACTCTTAGACAGGATTCCGGTAACCGTTATCCACAATGAAACGACTGAGATTCCTTATAATTTTACGGTTACCGATAATGAAACGAACAGAATTCAGTTCCTTCTCTTCATGGACACCGTGCCTGATAATGCTGTCTCCGGCGCTGAACGGGTCAATGCGTCGTATCGGGACCTTCATCTCTGGGTGGATGTGCGCCCTGCATACGACCAAAGGTAA
- a CDS encoding DUF58 domain-containing protein, which produces MQPTRLCRAVMLLGGACVVSAWIFDDPAFFFAGGALWLFLLLSLHAGISAARTATHYLTGERQTKERFSRSGTRIQMITTLTCQAVPGYRFEAEEILPDSATDIAGETTVIIPDGGGTCTLQYSFRPLAHGTIHPGGVIIRCSDAFFTITVPVMKSSLQGPDLFVFPENGLGHEGLGWYGDNETMKRTPLKSSGIRSFREYRQGDDVKSIDWKMTARYGTTYVREYTGSEGGTAAVVIDLPDDTKDATEEIFSSVRKAVIQRIAGLQEQRESSRIIILAGCEIVAIRDILPGANIFHELSATLTPKKRIQSLYRAYAPIMLAIQMRNAGEEMPLTPVAQTAVGTFSRSADRIGFEETVHRILVSSRDTEIHCYTTGTGDLSHIWAMASAAYALHRPVRIFLPKEAVRDEIRKEAEFFNVRSLEVIP; this is translated from the coding sequence GTGCAGCCGACACGCCTCTGCAGGGCAGTGATGCTCCTTGGGGGGGCATGTGTTGTATCTGCATGGATCTTCGATGACCCGGCATTTTTCTTTGCAGGAGGTGCCCTGTGGCTTTTTCTCCTCCTTTCCCTGCATGCCGGAATTTCTGCTGCCCGGACAGCTACACATTACCTGACAGGAGAGCGCCAGACAAAAGAGCGGTTTTCCCGCTCGGGCACCCGGATACAGATGATAACAACCCTCACCTGTCAGGCAGTGCCCGGATATCGATTTGAGGCTGAAGAGATCCTTCCCGATTCCGCCACTGATATTGCCGGAGAAACAACTGTTATCATCCCCGATGGTGGGGGCACATGCACCCTGCAGTACTCCTTCCGGCCTCTTGCCCATGGCACCATTCATCCCGGGGGGGTCATCATCCGCTGTTCGGATGCCTTCTTTACTATTACGGTCCCAGTCATGAAATCATCCCTTCAGGGTCCGGATCTCTTTGTATTCCCTGAAAATGGCCTTGGACATGAAGGTTTGGGATGGTATGGGGACAACGAAACCATGAAACGAACCCCGCTGAAAAGCAGCGGTATCCGTTCATTCCGGGAATACCGTCAGGGAGATGATGTCAAATCCATTGACTGGAAGATGACGGCCAGGTACGGCACGACATATGTGCGTGAATATACCGGCAGTGAAGGAGGGACAGCAGCAGTGGTGATCGATCTGCCTGACGACACAAAAGATGCCACAGAAGAGATATTTTCCAGCGTACGAAAGGCAGTCATCCAACGAATTGCAGGGCTACAGGAACAGCGCGAATCGTCCCGGATAATTATTCTGGCAGGGTGCGAGATTGTGGCAATCAGGGATATACTGCCGGGGGCAAACATTTTTCATGAACTTTCCGCGACACTCACCCCGAAAAAGCGCATCCAGTCACTCTACCGGGCATATGCTCCCATAATGCTTGCAATACAGATGCGGAATGCAGGCGAAGAGATGCCGCTCACCCCTGTAGCACAGACAGCTGTCGGGACATTTTCCCGGTCAGCAGACCGAATCGGGTTTGAAGAAACGGTGCATCGCATACTGGTGTCATCCCGGGATACAGAAATTCATTGTTACACAACCGGAACAGGGGACCTCAGCCATATCTGGGCCATGGCATCCGCTGCGTATGCACTGCACCGCCCGGTGCGAATATTCCTTCCAAAAGAAGCAGTCAGAGACGAGATCAGGAAGGAAGCCGAGTTCTTTAACGTTCGTTCCCTCGAGGTGATACCATGA
- a CDS encoding MoxR family ATPase — translation MTEYKQTESVTHISDNFIRMRDEIKRLVVGNDELIEMIVISILSEGHILIEGVPGTAKTTLAKTCAILSGCKFNRFQCSVDSQPADVIGIQFWNADEKRFELRKGPIFTNFLLIDEINRLSPKTQSAFIEALSEKQATIDGIGYELPHPFFTIATQNPTEFEGTFPLIEAQKDRFMFSVYATHLSGEEELEVVRREQDGTLNWKKFSDELSPFFNREAIIADIECVKQIHAGEEILSYIRDIIMATREHADIALGSSSRGSIALLRGSRAKAAIERRDYVIPDDVKAVALKALQHRIILKREAEISGTNSSAVIRQILDTVGVP, via the coding sequence ATGACAGAATACAAACAAACAGAATCAGTCACACATATCTCAGATAATTTCATCCGGATGCGGGATGAGATTAAACGGTTGGTTGTCGGAAATGACGAGCTTATTGAAATGATCGTCATCTCCATTCTTTCAGAAGGGCATATCCTCATTGAAGGGGTGCCCGGCACTGCAAAGACAACCCTCGCAAAGACCTGCGCAATTCTATCAGGGTGTAAATTTAACCGGTTTCAGTGTTCTGTCGACAGTCAGCCGGCAGATGTCATCGGCATCCAGTTCTGGAATGCTGACGAGAAGAGGTTTGAGCTGAGGAAAGGACCCATATTTACCAACTTCCTACTCATCGATGAAATAAACCGCCTCTCACCCAAAACACAGAGTGCGTTTATTGAGGCACTCTCAGAGAAACAGGCAACAATTGACGGGATTGGATATGAACTGCCCCATCCGTTCTTTACCATTGCAACGCAGAACCCCACAGAATTTGAGGGAACGTTCCCCCTTATCGAGGCACAGAAAGATCGGTTTATGTTCTCAGTCTATGCTACACACCTCTCCGGGGAAGAGGAGCTTGAAGTTGTCCGGCGTGAACAGGACGGCACACTCAACTGGAAGAAATTTTCAGATGAGCTCTCCCCGTTTTTTAACCGGGAGGCCATTATCGCCGATATCGAGTGTGTAAAGCAGATCCACGCAGGAGAAGAGATTCTTTCCTATATCAGGGATATTATCATGGCTACACGGGAGCATGCAGATATTGCACTGGGTTCAAGCAGCCGTGGATCGATTGCTCTCCTCCGGGGAAGCAGGGCAAAAGCAGCAATTGAACGTCGTGATTATGTAATTCCTGACGACGTGAAGGCAGTAGCCCTGAAGGCACTTCAGCACAGGATCATTCTTAAGCGTGAGGCAGAGATCAGCGGAACAAACAGTTCAGCCGTCATCCGGCAAATCCTTGATACTGTCGGGGTGCCCTGA
- a CDS encoding DUF4350 domain-containing protein, whose translation MKHTTGNILVVAALVLAGIVILSYLSSTDAELSRYNGGWNGTSAFYDQLERAGATAATSDALLGSAPPDTFILVEPAVLPEGEARDSIIQFVRNGGTLIIIAKNESANSILEAAGSTIRIHESVLSSIDMEYADPRMVIAYRAQDHRLLENVGSIALNQPSTLTGGETLLETSVISWIDRNSNGRADGTETFGKEAVMAREGIEDGEVIILSDSGILINSMDFTVSERDNAQIRGNLVTGMNASYDTITSQPFMTEGALQAVTGAKSTTVIKIFAILLITGIICAAYARRVL comes from the coding sequence ATGAAACATACCACAGGAAACATACTGGTCGTCGCAGCGCTGGTGCTGGCAGGCATTGTTATACTCAGCTATCTCTCCTCAACAGATGCTGAATTATCCCGGTATAACGGGGGATGGAACGGAACCTCGGCGTTCTATGATCAACTTGAAAGGGCAGGCGCGACTGCTGCCACATCCGATGCCCTGCTGGGTTCAGCACCTCCGGATACGTTTATCCTGGTCGAGCCTGCGGTTCTGCCGGAAGGAGAGGCGAGAGACAGTATCATTCAGTTTGTGAGAAACGGCGGAACGCTCATAATAATTGCGAAAAATGAATCGGCAAACAGCATTCTGGAAGCGGCAGGAAGCACGATAAGAATCCACGAATCGGTCCTTTCAAGCATAGATATGGAATACGCCGACCCGAGAATGGTAATCGCTTACCGGGCACAGGACCACAGACTTCTTGAGAATGTGGGGAGCATCGCCCTCAATCAGCCATCAACACTGACCGGCGGCGAGACTCTGCTTGAGACATCGGTCATCTCATGGATTGACAGGAACAGCAACGGGAGGGCAGACGGCACGGAGACTTTTGGCAAAGAAGCGGTGATGGCTCGTGAAGGTATTGAAGACGGGGAGGTCATCATTCTTTCAGACAGCGGCATTCTGATCAACAGCATGGATTTCACAGTATCAGAACGGGATAACGCACAGATCAGGGGGAATCTTGTAACCGGTATGAATGCTTCCTATGATACCATCACCTCACAGCCATTCATGACAGAGGGAGCCCTTCAGGCGGTTACCGGCGCGAAAAGCACAACAGTTATTAAAATATTTGCCATACTGCTAATAACAGGCATTATCTGCGCTGCATACGCACGCAGAGTATTATAA
- the mutS gene encoding DNA mismatch repair protein MutS, which yields MSDGPTPAMKQFYEMKSRYPGCVLFFQMGDFYETFGEDAELISRELDITLTSRGKDKNGERMPLAGVPIHAGEAYIARMVKKGYRVAVCDQVEDPKKAKGVVKRDVVRVITPGTVIDSSMVPSEGQAYLMAVVPDLKYTIFGLAFLDITTGDFFVTTCRADDGGNGLLSAVDRAGPRECLLPQSLSPRVQALLEGRGIAITPCGAEYFDHKESFSQLTRQFGVSTLDGFGCSDMDEAVTAAGACLRYATETQKSDLGHIRTLYTRLPERGMVLDAITMRNLELTRNIRDGGTDHTLLSVLDRTKTAMGGRLLRTFITSPLTDEKEIKARLDAVEYCLNEPLRREIIRDLLHRFADTERIAGRIAYGNVGPRDLLTLRDSLDRLPGIRDVLSPHDSMIPSLLADIQADLRDHTDQVSLIQAAIVDDPPVLARTGGIIREGFSSELDEIRNIGRTGKDWIASFQQKERERTGIKSLKIGYNKVFGYYIEVTKANISLVPPEYLRKQTMANGERFTLPELQEMEQKIAHAQERQSALEEELYADVIMRLRESVTFIQATSQAIARLDLFSALADAAAENGYTRPVIENSGRLLITDGRHPVVEESLSSVGFVPNDAELDGGGDQIIIITGANMAGKSTYMREVALICIMAQMGSFVPADRAVIGIIDRVFTRVGAFDDLASGQSTFMVEMVELANILNNVTEKSLVILDEIGRGTSTLDGYSIARAVLEFLHGTGKRGPRTLFATHFHEIVEVEADLKRVKNCHFAVKETGSDVVFLRKLIPGATDRSYGIHVARLAGIPGKVIQRAGEVLEKERYRTPVSEGKRAPRYTQMLLMDAPEGACATESPALIELKNLDPDSLTPREALAKIYELKKKM from the coding sequence ATGAGTGATGGACCCACACCTGCAATGAAGCAGTTTTATGAGATGAAATCCCGGTATCCCGGCTGTGTTCTCTTTTTCCAGATGGGGGACTTTTATGAGACGTTTGGGGAGGACGCCGAACTTATCTCACGGGAACTTGACATTACCCTGACTTCACGCGGTAAGGATAAAAATGGAGAGCGTATGCCTCTTGCCGGTGTCCCGATTCATGCAGGAGAGGCCTATATTGCCCGGATGGTGAAGAAAGGATACCGGGTGGCCGTATGTGATCAGGTTGAAGACCCGAAAAAAGCAAAGGGTGTTGTAAAACGTGATGTTGTGCGTGTCATCACCCCCGGCACAGTGATTGACTCTTCCATGGTGCCTTCTGAGGGGCAGGCATACCTTATGGCAGTTGTCCCGGATTTGAAATACACCATCTTTGGCCTTGCGTTTCTGGACATCACCACCGGTGATTTTTTTGTTACCACATGCAGGGCAGATGACGGAGGAAACGGTTTGCTTTCAGCAGTGGACCGTGCAGGCCCGCGGGAATGTCTTCTCCCTCAATCGTTGTCTCCCCGGGTGCAGGCTCTTCTTGAGGGGCGGGGAATAGCGATCACACCCTGCGGGGCAGAATATTTTGATCATAAAGAATCATTTTCTCAGCTAACCCGGCAGTTTGGCGTATCAACGCTGGATGGGTTTGGCTGCAGTGATATGGATGAGGCGGTGACTGCGGCCGGTGCCTGTCTGCGATATGCGACAGAGACGCAGAAGTCTGACCTTGGGCACATCCGTACGCTGTATACCCGTCTCCCTGAACGTGGAATGGTGCTTGACGCAATCACGATGCGCAATCTTGAACTGACCCGGAATATTCGCGATGGCGGGACAGATCATACCCTCCTTTCCGTCCTTGACCGGACAAAGACGGCCATGGGCGGCCGCCTTCTGCGCACGTTTATCACCAGTCCTCTTACCGATGAAAAGGAGATTAAGGCACGTTTGGATGCTGTCGAATACTGTCTGAATGAACCGCTCCGGCGTGAAATTATCCGGGACCTCCTTCACCGGTTTGCTGATACTGAACGCATTGCCGGCAGGATTGCATATGGAAATGTCGGGCCCCGGGACCTTCTCACCCTACGTGACTCACTGGACCGGCTTCCGGGAATCCGTGACGTGCTCTCTCCCCATGACAGCATGATCCCTTCCCTTCTCGCTGATATACAAGCTGATCTCAGGGACCACACCGATCAGGTATCCCTGATTCAGGCCGCAATTGTTGATGATCCGCCTGTACTGGCACGGACGGGCGGGATAATACGTGAAGGGTTCAGCAGCGAACTGGACGAAATCCGGAATATCGGACGTACCGGTAAAGACTGGATTGCTTCATTCCAGCAGAAAGAGCGGGAACGGACTGGTATCAAATCACTGAAAATAGGGTATAACAAAGTATTCGGGTATTATATCGAAGTAACAAAGGCCAATATCTCCCTTGTGCCGCCGGAGTATCTCAGAAAGCAGACCATGGCGAACGGTGAACGGTTCACCCTCCCGGAACTCCAGGAGATGGAGCAGAAGATTGCGCATGCACAGGAGCGGCAGAGTGCCCTTGAAGAAGAGCTCTACGCAGACGTCATAATGCGTCTGCGTGAATCTGTGACCTTTATACAGGCAACGTCGCAGGCAATTGCTCGTTTGGATCTCTTCTCCGCTCTTGCGGATGCTGCCGCAGAAAACGGATATACGCGACCTGTTATTGAGAATTCCGGACGCCTGCTGATAACCGATGGTCGTCATCCGGTTGTCGAAGAGAGTCTTTCCTCTGTCGGATTCGTTCCGAATGACGCGGAACTGGATGGCGGAGGGGACCAGATCATCATTATCACGGGTGCCAATATGGCCGGAAAATCCACATATATGCGGGAGGTTGCCCTCATTTGCATCATGGCACAGATGGGGAGTTTTGTGCCGGCCGACCGGGCTGTTATCGGTATCATTGACCGTGTTTTTACCCGTGTCGGAGCATTTGATGATCTTGCAAGCGGCCAGTCGACATTTATGGTCGAGATGGTGGAACTTGCCAATATTCTCAATAATGTGACCGAAAAGAGCCTTGTTATTCTTGATGAAATCGGCAGAGGCACATCGACCCTTGATGGATATTCCATTGCACGTGCGGTTCTTGAATTCCTGCACGGGACCGGAAAACGAGGACCCCGGACCCTGTTCGCAACCCATTTCCATGAAATTGTGGAGGTTGAAGCTGACCTGAAACGGGTAAAGAATTGTCATTTTGCAGTGAAAGAGACAGGGAGTGATGTGGTTTTTCTGAGGAAACTGATTCCGGGTGCAACGGACAGAAGTTATGGTATTCATGTGGCACGCCTGGCAGGCATTCCCGGGAAAGTGATACAGAGAGCCGGAGAGGTGCTTGAAAAAGAACGCTACCGGACACCGGTATCTGAAGGAAAACGTGCTCCGCGGTATACCCAGATGCTTTTGATGGATGCACCTGAGGGTGCCTGTGCCACCGAAAGCCCGGCCCTCATCGAACTGAAAAACCTTGATCCGGATTCACTGACTCCGCGTGAGGCGCTTGCAAAGATCTACGAACTCAAGAAGAAGATGTAA
- the mutL gene encoding DNA mismatch repair endonuclease MutL codes for MPEKRDEGVIRLLDDETVNTIAAGEVIERPASVVKELVENAVDAGADMIKVDITVGTQHITSVQVSDTGCGMYASDAQMSFVRHATSKIRGPDDLSRIHTMGFRGEALASIAAVSRVTLVTRAEGTDVGTEIVIEGGEFLSVSDVSAPRGTTIRVDNIFFNTPARRKFLKSRQTELLHIYRAVEAEAFAHPESAFRLRVNGKEKLRTQRTTAMAQTITQVFGTDLSSQIIPISAGTPVMRVDGAIVRPADCRPNAGEIHLCVNGRPVTSPQIVRAIRAGYGTLIPKGRFPMAYLSIRIDTSLVDVNVHPAKREIRLSREKEIISGITEAIRDTLQTTDLIQSGTPVTSQDNRASVQASVYTHLPKQSQEVAEPIPGVTKSSYGNAQPERFHIRYATTDKQLRLTGNMDEDAGVNLLPPMRIIGQVADGYILAASRDNDELFIIDQHAAHERILYDQLCERRNAGIQRQELLVPLVVELNAAEKLALSANIDILLELGFIVDEFGPDAFAVRAVPMVLGKRLGTEMIHDIVSDLVVESRKSADERCDRITATIACRGAIKGGSPLTQEQMERLVLQLSHTSEPYTCPHGRPVILSYSQKELDRMFHRT; via the coding sequence ATGCCTGAAAAGAGAGACGAAGGGGTGATCCGCCTTTTAGATGATGAGACCGTTAACACGATAGCTGCTGGTGAAGTGATTGAACGGCCCGCATCTGTGGTGAAAGAACTGGTGGAAAATGCGGTGGATGCCGGTGCGGATATGATAAAGGTGGACATCACCGTCGGCACACAGCATATTACCTCGGTTCAGGTGTCTGATACCGGGTGTGGCATGTACGCGTCTGATGCACAGATGTCCTTTGTCCGCCATGCAACCAGTAAAATCCGTGGCCCCGACGATCTCTCCCGTATTCATACAATGGGATTCAGGGGTGAGGCACTTGCAAGTATTGCTGCAGTATCGCGCGTGACCCTTGTGACACGGGCAGAAGGCACGGACGTGGGCACAGAAATTGTCATTGAAGGCGGAGAGTTCCTCTCCGTATCCGACGTGTCAGCACCACGGGGGACGACTATACGGGTTGACAATATCTTCTTCAATACTCCCGCACGCCGAAAATTTCTGAAGTCCCGTCAGACCGAACTGCTTCATATATATCGTGCGGTCGAAGCAGAAGCCTTTGCTCATCCGGAATCTGCCTTTCGTCTGAGAGTTAATGGAAAAGAGAAACTCAGGACCCAGCGCACGACTGCGATGGCGCAGACCATTACCCAGGTATTCGGAACCGATCTCTCCTCCCAGATAATCCCCATAAGTGCAGGGACGCCGGTAATGAGAGTGGATGGCGCAATTGTTCGCCCGGCGGACTGCCGTCCGAATGCAGGTGAAATCCATCTCTGTGTGAACGGGCGTCCGGTAACATCACCCCAGATTGTCAGAGCCATTCGTGCAGGGTATGGCACTCTCATTCCAAAGGGCAGGTTTCCCATGGCATATCTGAGTATCAGAATTGATACGTCTCTTGTTGATGTGAATGTTCATCCTGCCAAACGGGAAATCCGCCTGAGCCGGGAAAAAGAGATCATTAGTGGTATTACCGAAGCTATCAGGGACACGCTTCAGACAACGGATCTGATACAGAGCGGCACGCCTGTGACCTCACAAGACAACCGTGCATCTGTGCAGGCATCTGTGTATACCCATCTCCCAAAACAAAGTCAGGAGGTAGCTGAGCCAATTCCCGGTGTCACAAAAAGTTCCTACGGGAACGCACAGCCAGAGAGGTTTCACATCCGGTATGCGACAACCGACAAACAGCTTCGCCTTACGGGAAATATGGACGAGGATGCCGGTGTTAACCTCCTGCCCCCGATGCGGATCATCGGTCAGGTGGCGGATGGCTACATTCTGGCAGCATCGCGTGACAATGATGAACTGTTCATCATTGATCAGCATGCTGCCCATGAACGCATTCTCTACGACCAGTTATGCGAACGGCGGAATGCCGGTATTCAAAGGCAGGAACTCCTCGTGCCGCTGGTTGTCGAACTGAATGCTGCAGAAAAACTGGCCCTTTCGGCAAATATTGATATTCTGCTGGAGCTGGGTTTTATTGTTGATGAATTTGGCCCTGATGCGTTTGCCGTGAGGGCTGTGCCGATGGTTCTTGGCAAACGGCTGGGAACAGAGATGATCCATGATATTGTCTCCGACCTGGTAGTCGAAAGCCGAAAATCAGCTGACGAACGATGCGACCGCATCACCGCAACCATAGCATGCCGGGGAGCAATCAAGGGAGGCAGTCCCCTGACACAGGAGCAGATGGAGCGTCTGGTTCTTCAGTTGTCCCACACCAGTGAACCCTACACCTGTCCGCATGGACGTCCGGTTATTCTCTCCTATTCCCAAAAGGAACTGGACAGGATGTTTCACCGGACATGA
- a CDS encoding HemK2/MTQ2 family protein methyltransferase, with translation MEENAGMNPKAPEYHEQVYQPEQDTYLLLSSVLKEIRNGEAVLEVGTGSGIIARACSERARCVATDVNPHACRMAHRMGVEVVRTNLYAGLKGPFDLILFNPPYLPTKENERIDDWLEYALDGGPDGRAVIREFASGLHRILHPYGRVLLLVSSLTGIQETRELFAEHGFLSYIVGEETTEGEHLVVFRITHDLCSLRDCNAPK, from the coding sequence ATGGAAGAGAACGCAGGAATGAACCCAAAAGCACCTGAATATCATGAACAGGTATACCAGCCGGAACAGGATACCTATCTGCTTCTTTCATCGGTTTTAAAGGAAATCCGGAACGGTGAGGCCGTCCTGGAAGTAGGAACCGGAAGCGGTATCATCGCACGGGCGTGCAGTGAACGTGCCCGGTGTGTTGCAACCGATGTAAACCCCCATGCCTGCAGGATGGCACACAGAATGGGTGTGGAAGTCGTTCGGACGAATCTCTATGCCGGGCTGAAAGGACCGTTTGACCTGATACTGTTCAACCCGCCCTATCTTCCGACAAAAGAGAATGAGCGGATTGACGACTGGCTGGAGTACGCACTGGACGGAGGGCCTGACGGCAGGGCGGTTATCCGTGAGTTTGCATCCGGACTGCACCGGATTCTCCACCCGTACGGACGCGTGCTTCTTCTGGTTTCATCTCTGACAGGCATTCAGGAGACACGTGAACTCTTTGCAGAGCATGGATTCCTATCATATATTGTCGGAGAGGAGACGACAGAAGGGGAACATCTGGTCGTCTTCCGGATAACACATGATCTCTGCAGTCTCAGAGATTGTAATGCACCAAAATAA
- a CDS encoding DUF87 domain-containing protein — MDIIVGKANGRDFSISGQELVTGRTCIIAQSGAGKSWTIAVLCEQLCRYHIGFCLIDTEGEYFSLKDRFDLTWIGADDECEYDIERLDNLKDILRDSIRSGVPVIYDVSEVEMTEKVSHLADILYDLATEERKPYLLIVEEADKFIPQSRDSIKKIEEISRRGRKRGLGLMVATQRPAIVTKNVLSQCNNQIIGKLSIENDLKAVDLFFGSKREVEELSSLNPGDFYIMGGLTREKTRMRFGKRETKHRGLTPILAPRTPDPVQDDVDDMDAVPHEEPSDTPKAPVAPEDEVMSLYDEPDVSVTRLSSEPKETKPNPKPKPKPKPKSGPRVRTKKTSSPLEERALPARIGRDEALNIAGGRMKKKGLLFGTNERLVSAELVYWPLCLFEVRYISGKIRKITQETSFIIDATKGWCADISDGLRFRACFSDYIGLSEDAIRVLDAFSISGQTAAEIEAQTRLSPEVVEDAISELSTKKLITESEMAAGREVWVPLVRHGMPRLGTGMVRLPAALETLDGGTVLERIVHQQDIRTILKVTQPTAEIISCQLFSCPVYEVKVAASTCEKTIFIDGFVGKKVLVAR; from the coding sequence ATGGATATCATCGTGGGGAAGGCAAACGGGCGGGATTTCAGCATTAGCGGTCAGGAACTGGTCACCGGAAGAACCTGCATCATCGCACAGTCCGGTGCCGGAAAAAGCTGGACGATTGCGGTTCTTTGTGAACAGCTCTGCCGCTATCATATCGGATTCTGTCTCATTGATACTGAAGGGGAATATTTTTCGCTGAAAGACCGGTTTGATCTGACATGGATTGGGGCGGATGATGAATGCGAGTACGATATTGAGCGGCTTGATAATCTGAAGGACATTCTTCGCGATTCAATACGTTCGGGAGTTCCGGTAATCTATGATGTGTCCGAGGTGGAGATGACGGAAAAAGTATCCCACCTTGCTGATATTCTTTATGATCTTGCAACCGAAGAGCGCAAACCATACCTTTTGATCGTTGAGGAAGCGGATAAGTTCATTCCGCAGAGCCGTGACTCCATCAAAAAAATTGAGGAAATTTCACGCAGGGGGCGAAAACGCGGACTTGGTCTGATGGTGGCAACCCAGCGCCCTGCCATTGTCACAAAAAATGTACTCTCTCAGTGCAACAATCAGATCATCGGGAAACTCTCGATAGAAAATGACCTGAAGGCAGTGGATCTCTTTTTTGGCTCCAAACGTGAGGTTGAGGAGTTATCATCCCTGAATCCTGGTGATTTCTATATCATGGGCGGGCTTACCCGTGAAAAGACACGGATGAGGTTTGGGAAGCGTGAGACAAAACACCGTGGCCTCACTCCGATACTTGCGCCACGAACCCCTGATCCGGTACAGGATGACGTCGACGATATGGATGCTGTGCCTCATGAAGAGCCTTCAGATACACCAAAGGCTCCGGTGGCACCGGAAGATGAGGTGATGTCCCTGTATGATGAACCTGATGTATCAGTGACTCGGCTCTCTTCTGAACCCAAAGAGACGAAACCAAATCCTAAACCAAAACCAAAGCCAAAACCGAAGTCCGGCCCTCGTGTCCGCACGAAGAAAACATCATCTCCTCTTGAAGAGCGTGCCCTCCCTGCCCGAATCGGGAGGGATGAGGCACTCAATATTGCAGGGGGCCGGATGAAGAAGAAAGGTCTTCTCTTCGGAACAAATGAACGTCTGGTGTCAGCTGAGCTGGTATACTGGCCGCTCTGTCTCTTTGAGGTGCGCTACATCAGCGGAAAAATCCGGAAAATCACACAGGAAACTTCGTTTATCATTGATGCAACGAAAGGATGGTGCGCGGATATCTCAGACGGTCTGAGGTTCCGTGCCTGTTTCAGTGACTATATCGGCCTCTCAGAGGATGCCATTCGCGTACTGGATGCCTTTTCCATTTCAGGTCAGACTGCAGCAGAAATTGAAGCACAGACTCGCCTCTCTCCCGAGGTGGTTGAAGATGCTATCTCTGAACTGAGCACAAAAAAACTCATTACGGAGAGTGAGATGGCAGCTGGAAGGGAAGTATGGGTGCCGCTGGTCCGGCATGGAATGCCGCGTCTGGGGACGGGGATGGTCAGACTTCCGGCGGCACTGGAAACACTCGACGGTGGTACGGTCCTTGAACGGATTGTGCATCAACAGGATATCCGGACCATCCTGAAAGTAACACAACCAACTGCTGAGATTATATCATGCCAGCTGTTCTCCTGTCCGGTATATGAAGTGAAGGTTGCAGCATCCACCTGTGAGAAAACAATTTTTATTGACGGTTTTGTCGGAAAAAAAGTGCTTGTAGCACGCTGA